The DNA segment AGGTTGGCTAATATATACATTATTTAATTTTATCCGAATAAAACAGTGCGCAAAGATATTACAAAATGTTATTCATTGCATTTTAAATCGCGATTTTAATGAAATTTATTCTCTGTTTTTTATCATAATATGATTATTCAATAAAATTCTTTTCATTCTGTTCTGTAAAATAAATAAATTGAAAATCCTTTCCTTTCATCAATTTTATCCCTTTTTTATCCTGAACGTATTTATCAAAAACCACTTCTGCCAAAGGTTCATTTTTATGGTTGGAAATTCCGAATTTATTGCCTTTTCTTATCACAAATTCATTGGCACCCGAAAAAGTAATGATATCATCATAGACAAAAGGAATAATTTCTTTGCCGTTTTCATTGAGAACTCCGTAGAAATTATCGGCATTTTTCCCTATGATCATGGGATACATTTCCAAAGGTTTAATCTCTTTCAAACCTTTCAATTCTATGTATTCTCCGTCTTTTGGTGAAAATTTGTAGTAGTTATTATCTTTATTTAAAATAATGGTATTCGGAAATATTTTTTCAATTTCATAATTTTCCTTGAGGATATTTTTTAAATTTTTATCTACAATTGTTTCTTCATCGTTTTTTCTTAGATAAATATATTTTTCTCCGGCGATGGTAAGTCCTTCCACCCGGTCATATTCTTTAGGAAAAACAACTTCTCCGGATAAGCGAACCACTGCAGCTTTAGGATTGTTCTGATCCTGAGATGTTTTAAACAAACCGTTAAAAAGAGGGTTTACATATTGATAATCAAGATCATAAACCTTCCCTTCCTTCTTTGAAAAAATACTTACTTTATCATCTTTGGTAAGATAGATATATTCTCTTCCTACGAAAGCCTGATCATAGATTTCATCCGCAATAACTTTTTCCGTGTCATTAATAATTCCGTACCGGTTTTTTGCTGCATCAAGCGTTACAAGGAACGGAAATGCATTGATATTGTCTACGTTATGATCTGAAATTTTAGTTAGCGTTTTCCCGTTATTATCAATAATTTCACCGGATTTTTCACCTGTAGAAATATAAGTACGGCCTTTGTAAAACCGAAGATCAGTAGTAAATGCTCTGTCTGAAACCTGTTTGCCGTCAAAATCGTAAATAAACCAGCTTCCGTTTACCTTAACAAAAAATCTGTTTTCGCTGCCGAATTCTATTTTCTCCGAAAAAGGGATAATCTGTTTTCCGTTGAAGTCATAAACACATTCTTTTCCTTGTTTTGTGCAGATCAGCCGGTCTTTATTTTCCCATGTCCTGAACCTGAAGTTTTCAAGAGGAATAAGTTCACTTCCTTTTTCATCAATAAGAGCTGTTTTTCCTGTGGAATTCCCTGATTTAACCTTAAGGATAAACCTGTCTTTCCAAAGCCTTGATATTTCGCTTTTAAAAGGATAACTAAAAGTAATATTTCCTAAAGAATCTACGATTCCGGATGTTCCGGTTTTGGCATCGTTGATCATTCCGTAACCTTTCGTGTAGGAACGCACTTCTTTGCCCAGCTTTTTTGTTAAGAGTATCTGTTTATACTGATCCGTCTGTCCGAGGCAAACCGACGAAAACAGCACGAAAATTAGTTTTTTCAATTAAATGGAATTATTTACGATGAGAACGATCTCACCTTTTAAGGTTTTGCTTTTAGAAAATTCAATAAGTTCAATAATTGTTCCGCGTTTGGTTTCTTCAAATTTTTTTGAGATTTCCCTGCTCAGGCTTACTTTCGTGTTTTCTCCGAAAAATTCTTTGATCTGTTCCAGCGTAGTATTGATTTTATGGGGACTTTCATAGAGAACAATCGTCTTTTTTCTTCTGCCAGCTGCTTCAGTTTGGTCTGCCTGCCTTTTTTCTGTGGGAGAAATCCTGCGAAAAGAAATTCGTTATTGGGAAGTCCGGAAACTACTAAAGCCGGAA comes from the Chryseobacterium nepalense genome and includes:
- a CDS encoding WG repeat-containing protein, which codes for MKKLIFVLFSSVCLGQTDQYKQILLTKKLGKEVRSYTKGYGMINDAKTGTSGIVDSLGNITFSYPFKSEISRLWKDRFILKVKSGNSTGKTALIDEKGSELIPLENFRFRTWENKDRLICTKQGKECVYDFNGKQIIPFSEKIEFGSENRFFVKVNGSWFIYDFDGKQVSDRAFTTDLRFYKGRTYISTGEKSGEIIDNNGKTLTKISDHNVDNINAFPFLVTLDAAKNRYGIINDTEKVIADEIYDQAFVGREYIYLTKDDKVSIFSKKEGKVYDLDYQYVNPLFNGLFKTSQDQNNPKAAVVRLSGEVVFPKEYDRVEGLTIAGEKYIYLRKNDEETIVDKNLKNILKENYEIEKIFPNTIILNKDNNYYKFSPKDGEYIELKGLKEIKPLEMYPMIIGKNADNFYGVLNENGKEIIPFVYDDIITFSGANEFVIRKGNKFGISNHKNEPLAEVVFDKYVQDKKGIKLMKGKDFQFIYFTEQNEKNFIE